In the genome of Mytilus edulis chromosome 3, xbMytEdul2.2, whole genome shotgun sequence, one region contains:
- the LOC139515094 gene encoding testis-specific serine/threonine-protein kinase 3-like, with protein sequence MEEAISADSLYKACISLFGIFITSHPRQFKMEFLMNSGLSNVVALTEEVFSASSEIFGKVAIKKVIKTSTEFEAFLSLKHENIVEAIEIIEAEEFAFVLMEFAEFGDVFEYIMKNGLMSVEATLSLFSQVVKAIEYCHSIGIAHNDIKLENVLLSNGCVKLADFGFAKSSDIVAESEEFCGTPPYAAPEVIMGMEHSTMKADMWSMGVMLYVMLFGAFPFSDSDATSMVQSQISNTLSFPENTNETFKSLISSMLEPSVEKRANASSVRLALSQF encoded by the coding sequence ATGGAAGAGGCCATATCGGCCGATTCACTATATAAGGCTTGCATTTCACTATTTGGTATCTTTATCACATCACATCCACgccagtttaaaatggaatttttaaTGAACAGTGGACTCTCAAATGTTGTAGCTCTTACTGAAGAAGTTTTCTCTGCCTCTAGCGAAATATTCGGTAAAGTTGCAATAAAGAAAGTCATCAAAACCTCAACTGAGTTTGAAGCTTTTCTCAGCCTCAAACACGAAAACATCGTCGAAGCCATTGAAATCATCGAAGCCGAAGAATTTGCCTTCGTTTTGATGGAATTCGCTGAATTCGGAGATGTTTTTGAATACATAATGAAAAACGGTCTCATGTCCGTTGAAGCCACCCTCTCTCTCTTCTCTCAGGTTGTCAAAGCAATCGAATACTGCCACTCAATTGGAATCGCCCACAATGACATTAAATTAGAAAACGTCTTGTTGTCTAATGGTTGTGTCAAATTGGCCGACTTTGGATTTGCCAAGTCGTCCGATATTGTTGCCGAATCTGAAGAATTTTGTGGAACCCCCCCATACGCTGCCCCAGAAGTTATTATGGGAATGGAACACAGCACCATGAAAGCCGATATGTGGAGTATGGGAGTTATGCTCTACGTCATGCTCTTCGGAGCTTTCCCATTCTCCGATAGTGACGCTACCTCTATGGTCCAATCTCAAATCTCCAACACCCTCTCTTTCCCAGAAAACACTAACGAAACGTTTAAGTCTCTCATCTCCTCTATGCTTGAACCCTCTGTTGAAAAACGCGCTAATGCAAGCTCAGTCCGTCTTGCCTTGAGCCAGTTTTAA
- the LOC139515095 gene encoding testis-specific serine/threonine-protein kinase 3-like, which translates to MEEAISADSLYKACISLFGIFITSHPRQFKMEFLMNSGLSNVVALTEEVFSASSEIFGKVAIKKVIKTSTEFEAFLSLKHENIVEAIEIIEAEEFAFVLMEFAEFGDVFEYIMKNGLMSVEATLSLFSQVVKAIEYCHSIGIAHNDIKLENVLLSNGCVKLADFGFAKSSDIVAESEEFCGTLPYAAPEVIMGMEHSTMKADMWSMGVMLYVMLFGAFPFSDSDATSMVQSQISNTLSFPENTNETLKSLISSMLEPSVEKRANASSVRLALSQF; encoded by the coding sequence ATGGAAGAGGCCATATCGGCCGATTCACTATATAAGGCTTGCATTTCACTATTTGGTATCTTTATCACATCACATCCACgccagtttaaaatggaatttttaaTGAACAGTGGACTCTCAAATGTTGTAGCTCTTACTGAAGAAGTTTTCTCTGCCTCTAGCGAAATATTCGGTAAAGTTGCAATAAAGAAAGTCATCAAAACCTCAACTGAGTTTGAAGCTTTTCTCAGCCTCAAACACGAAAACATCGTCGAAGCCATTGAAATCATCGAAGCCGAAGAATTTGCCTTCGTTTTGATGGAATTCGCTGAATTCGGAGATGTTTTTGAATACATAATGAAAAACGGTCTCATGTCCGTTGAAGCCACCCTCTCTCTCTTCTCTCAGGTTGTCAAAGCAATCGAATACTGCCACTCAATTGGAATCGCCCACAATGACATTAAATTAGAAAACGTCTTGTTGTCTAATGGTTGTGTCAAATTGGCCGACTTTGGATTTGCCAAGTCGTCTGATATTGTTGCCGAATCTGAAGAATTTTGTGGAACCCTCCCATACGCTGCCCCAGAAGTTATTATGGGAATGGAACACAGCACCATGAAAGCCGATATGTGGAGTATGGGAGTTATGCTCTACGTCATGCTCTTCGGAGCTTTCCCATTCTCCGATAGTGACGCTACCTCTATGGTTCAATCTCAAATCTCCAACACCCTCTCTTTCCCAGAAAACACTAACGAAACGTTAAAGTCTCTCATCTCCTCTATGCTTGAACCCTCTGTTGAAAAACGCGCTAATGCAAGCTCAGTCCGTCTTGCCTTGAGCCAGTTTTAA